Part of the Ruegeria sp. AD91A genome, AATACCTGACACCCGGCGGAATAGATCGTATTCGCAGTGTCATCATCACCGTTGTTTGGCCCCTTGTGCAGATTTATGCCAAACATCCCACTTTGAGGATTTTCAAGGTTCAGGTTCCCATCCTCGTTGTTGTCCCGAAACACGGTAACGTTTCCCAGCCTTTGACACAGCGCTTTGTGGCCTCCGGGCCGGCCTCTTTTATGAATATCGATCTTGTAGCAGGACCGATATTGCCCCGGCGCCAGAATGGCCGTCCCATCCGGGTTTATCGGGTTCTTCAGGTAGTGATCGCTTGGATCGGCCGTCATCGGGTAATAGGCAATATCCCAAACGCCAAGAAACCGGTGGAACACCGTCATGACATCATCGAATTTCTTGGGTGAAACAGGGTGGGCGCGAATGCCTACTATGTTCAGGTTCCAATCGACAGTAGGGGTATCGAAAACCACATAATCCTTTTGGGACATAACATCCATAATCGCTTCCACAGAGGGTCTGAACATCTCTCAATTCTCCTAAAACAATGCGGTCATGTTACCACAGAAACGACCGGTCGTAAAAATCGCCCCACGGCGTTGCCACTGTGCTTGTCGGATTTTCGTTGCCTAACCCGTTGATCCCGTTCAAACTTGCGGCAACAAAAACAATGATTGAGGTCCGGGCGTCCAAAACCTTTTGATCGACAACAGATTTGCAGGACGGGAGGACGACATGAAAACACTGACTTTTGGGCTGGCCTTAGCCATGCTCGCGACCCAGACGCTGGCGCAACAGACGCTCAGCTTGGCTTCTCCGATCCCGGACGGGGCGGAAACGCGGTTTTGCTATTACAAAGGGTTGGCTTATTCCCCGGATTCCTTCATCGTGATCTTTGGCGACAATACCGTCACAGAAACGATCAACACGCGTGAAGAACGCTTGCTGCGATGTGTGAGCAACGACAAGGGCAACATGCACTGGAAACCACAAAGCACGTTTCAGGTCGGCCGCTAAGCCAGAGATATCACCGCCACCCAGTGCTTTTCAGCCGGATCAGACAGCCATTCCTATCAGGGCGATGCCAACAGCCATGAGTACCGCGGCACCCAGCCGTCGCGCCCAATTGCCTTCCTTGAGGAATATGAACCCGATCAGTGCTGCGAAGATGACCGACGTCTCGCGCAGCGCCGAAACCGCGCCCAATGGTGCGAAGTTCTTGGCATACAACACCAGACCATAGGCCGTCATAGATACCAGCCCGCCAAGAATACCTGTCATCCATATTTTGGATGGAAGGTCTTTGAGGGCCGCTCGTTTCCGAACGCCTACAAAACCGGCTATGAACAGGTGCAGAAATGCCCCCCACGCCCAATAGCTTAGCGTATTGCCCGATAGCCGAACCCCGATCCCGTCTACGACCGAATAGATCGAAATGCAGAACCCGGTGCCCAGCGCAAACTGCAGTGTGCTGCGCCCAACGCCCGAGCGCAGCGCTTTCCAGCTACTCAACTGAATGCCAACGGCAATCAGGGCGATCCCACCCCAGGCTTGAAAAGGCAGCACTTCTCCGACCAAGAGCATGGCCCAGAGCGAGACCAGCGCCGGGACAATACCGCGGGCGATGGGATAGACCACACTCAGATCACCATGCTGATAGGCTTTACCCAGCATGAAGTAATAGCCGAAATGCACAACGGTCGAGAGCAGGATGTAGACAAAGCTCTCTGGGCTTGGCAGCGGCAGCAACATCACCATAACCGCCGCAGGCGGGACTTGACCCAAAGCGACCAAACCCAGCATTGTGGTTCGATCCGCCGCTGTCTTGACTATGGCATTCCAAACGGCATGCAACAACGCGGCCGACAAAATGATAGGGATGACGAACAGGGTCACTCCAAAACCTTTCCCGCAGAGAGTTTGCGCAAAAAGGGTCTGTGGCCCTGATTACTTGGCGCGATGTCTCCAATGGGTGGTTTGTTGTCAAGCCTGTTTCAGATCACATGACTGTTTATCCAGGATTCAATTTTTGTGACAGGTTGCTCCCATCCCGGCTCCATGAACAGAAAATGCGCATGGTCTTCAACCAAAAGAAAAGTTCCGCGTTGTCCATACTGATCAGCTAGGGCCCGGCAGGTGTTGGGGTTAACGGCGCGATCTTCCGCGCCAGAGACCACGAGTACCGGACAATCTATCTTGTCGAAGTCGACTTTAATCGCGTGGTGGTCATCAAACATCCAAAAGAACATCTCGAACATAACGCGCCCGCTTTCCGGCCCCAGTTGATCAAATACAACATGCTGCTGCGTTTCAGGCATTTTGTTGAGAGCAAACGGAGCCATCAGGTCGAACTCGACCCGCATGTGCTGTTTCCAAAACGCGCCTCCCTCCATCAATGCTCGTGGCACGGCGCGCTCGTCGTCGGTTTCAGGCAACGTTCCCCAAGGTGCATTCGGATTGACAAGAACAATGGCGCTGGCCAATCCCCGTGCGGCCACCTGCTGCGCGACTACACCCGCAATGGCATGTCCCAGTATGACCGGCTTGGTGTCCAATCCCTGCACAAAAGCCGCAATGTCATCGGTGTAGTCGATGACGCTGGTGTTCGTCAGTTCCGGGTCGGGATCGCTCTTGGGATCACCACCGTGGTGGCGCAGAGCCGGGACATGTACCGTCCAACCCCGATCACGAAAGAAGGAAGCGTAATTCTGCATGCACCATGGTCCAGCAAAAGCCCCGTGGATCAGTACAATTTCATTTGGCATGGACAATCTCCCTCAACGCAAGACCGAGTATGGGCATGTGGCAAGATGTTACAACTGCCCGTGATCCCTGTTGCAGGACGGTTCACAGGTCCTAAGATCGGGCCCATGAGTTTTGTGACCGACAATCAATTGCTCCTGCTGATCCTGTTCTTTGTCATAGGCACAATCGGCACCGCGTTTCTGTTTCGCAAACCGGCGGGGCACCGGGCGTGGAAACTGGCTGATCTGGTATGGGTTGTGCTGGGTGGCATCGGGGCACTTGTTGCTGTTTTGGCCGGGCTTTACACGTC contains:
- a CDS encoding DMT family transporter gives rise to the protein MTLFVIPIILSAALLHAVWNAIVKTAADRTTMLGLVALGQVPPAAVMVMLLPLPSPESFVYILLSTVVHFGYYFMLGKAYQHGDLSVVYPIARGIVPALVSLWAMLLVGEVLPFQAWGGIALIAVGIQLSSWKALRSGVGRSTLQFALGTGFCISIYSVVDGIGVRLSGNTLSYWAWGAFLHLFIAGFVGVRKRAALKDLPSKIWMTGILGGLVSMTAYGLVLYAKNFAPLGAVSALRETSVIFAALIGFIFLKEGNWARRLGAAVLMAVGIALIGMAV
- a CDS encoding alpha/beta hydrolase translates to MPNEIVLIHGAFAGPWCMQNYASFFRDRGWTVHVPALRHHGGDPKSDPDPELTNTSVIDYTDDIAAFVQGLDTKPVILGHAIAGVVAQQVAARGLASAIVLVNPNAPWGTLPETDDERAVPRALMEGGAFWKQHMRVEFDLMAPFALNKMPETQQHVVFDQLGPESGRVMFEMFFWMFDDHHAIKVDFDKIDCPVLVVSGAEDRAVNPNTCRALADQYGQRGTFLLVEDHAHFLFMEPGWEQPVTKIESWINSHVI